The Chloroflexota bacterium genome has a window encoding:
- a CDS encoding TIM barrel protein, with protein MPSSPFRVASAPVSFGVDEILVGDAWMPAPDDMLDWMVDIGFEGTELGSPGFMGDAAQVQQRLTSRNLELVGAFLPQHFSRAEKAEEDRTRLRGALRLLVDGSPAGSHPFAVLSDHFDEPDRRAFSGRIQDHPETWLSEARFQTLIDNLHRASEMCRAEGFEPVLHPHAGTYIETVDEIARVMDRIDPSLVGLCLDTGHFRFGGADPTQAVHDYHELIRHVHIKDCRIAVMDGVKAEGKGLEEALGRGVFCQLGLGDSRIDAVIAALQSYGYTGWLVIEQDQALRSSDTPESVVAVQRANREYLRRLGI; from the coding sequence GAGATTCTTGTCGGCGACGCCTGGATGCCCGCCCCGGACGACATGCTCGACTGGATGGTCGACATCGGGTTCGAGGGTACCGAGCTGGGATCGCCCGGCTTCATGGGCGATGCCGCCCAGGTCCAACAGCGCCTGACGAGTCGCAACCTGGAGCTCGTCGGCGCGTTCCTGCCCCAGCATTTCAGCCGGGCCGAGAAGGCCGAGGAGGATCGCACCCGGCTGCGGGGCGCCCTCCGGCTGCTGGTGGACGGTTCACCGGCCGGGTCTCACCCGTTTGCGGTCCTGTCCGATCACTTCGACGAACCCGACCGACGGGCATTCTCGGGCCGCATCCAGGACCACCCCGAAACGTGGCTCTCGGAGGCGCGGTTCCAGACGCTCATCGACAACCTCCACCGCGCCTCGGAGATGTGCCGCGCGGAAGGGTTCGAGCCGGTGCTCCATCCTCACGCCGGAACGTATATCGAGACGGTGGACGAGATCGCCCGGGTGATGGACCGCATCGATCCGTCGCTGGTCGGGCTGTGCCTGGACACCGGCCACTTCCGGTTCGGCGGCGCCGATCCCACCCAGGCAGTCCACGACTACCACGAGCTGATCCGGCACGTCCACATCAAGGACTGCCGGATCGCGGTGATGGATGGCGTCAAGGCGGAGGGCAAGGGTCTCGAGGAGGCCCTCGGCCGGGGCGTCTTCTGCCAGCTGGGCCTGGGCGACTCGCGGATCGATGCGGTCATCGCAGCCCTCCAGTCATATGGCTACACGGGCTGGCTCGTGATCGAGCAGGACCAGGCTCTCCGGTCATCCGACACGCCCGAGTCGGTCGTTGCGGTCCAGCGGGCCAATCGCGAGTACCTGCGCCGCCTCGGGATCTGA
- a CDS encoding aspartate aminotransferase family protein codes for MVTTADLKRSGKSAVPGADAGWPVPTTESQKLFARANAVSPGGVQGEGRGATPYPLFMVRAQGSRIWDVDGNEYVDFHSSFGAVLLGHNDARINAAVHRAMEEHGVSFSTANPLEVELAERLVQMIPSAERVVFNCTGTEATYHAIRLARGFTGRERILKFEGNYHGWHDYVAWSHHFATAEGGGVPTPLAASAGIPAAVRDLVEVREYNDATGVRELLAREGDTIAAVIVEPVFHNAGAVLPEPGFLEALREACTASGTLLIFDEVITGFRHGVGGAQARYGVTPDLTTMGKALGNGFPISVLAGRAEVMDHLSPKGDVLFAGTFAGQTLNCAVALEVTRIVLEGSIHDHLRRLGDRLTSGIQVAIDETGARAQVREIAGVWTIYFTDQPILRFRDFARFAMDKDHPVQRGYRNWLLQRGIYIHPHYMIRGFLTGAHTEEDVDRVVEATASYLREYRDLLSQPPASR; via the coding sequence ATGGTGACGACCGCGGACCTGAAGCGGAGCGGGAAATCTGCCGTACCGGGCGCTGACGCCGGGTGGCCGGTTCCGACGACGGAGTCGCAGAAGCTGTTCGCACGAGCAAACGCCGTGTCGCCGGGCGGGGTCCAGGGCGAGGGGCGGGGTGCGACCCCATACCCGTTGTTTATGGTCCGGGCGCAGGGTTCGCGGATCTGGGATGTCGACGGCAACGAATATGTCGACTTCCACTCGTCGTTCGGGGCGGTCCTGCTGGGCCATAACGACGCGCGGATCAACGCAGCCGTCCACCGGGCCATGGAGGAGCACGGCGTGTCGTTCTCGACCGCCAACCCGCTCGAGGTGGAGCTGGCCGAGCGGCTCGTCCAGATGATCCCGTCCGCTGAGCGCGTCGTGTTCAACTGCACCGGCACCGAGGCGACGTATCACGCGATCCGCCTCGCGCGCGGCTTCACGGGCCGCGAGCGGATCCTCAAGTTCGAGGGTAATTACCACGGCTGGCACGACTACGTCGCGTGGAGCCACCATTTCGCGACCGCCGAGGGCGGTGGCGTGCCGACGCCCCTCGCCGCGTCCGCCGGGATCCCGGCAGCGGTTCGCGACCTCGTCGAGGTCCGGGAATACAACGACGCGACCGGCGTTCGGGAGTTGCTCGCCCGGGAGGGCGACACGATCGCCGCGGTCATCGTCGAACCCGTGTTCCACAACGCCGGCGCCGTCCTGCCCGAACCCGGCTTCCTCGAAGCCTTGCGCGAGGCATGCACGGCGTCCGGCACGCTCCTCATCTTCGACGAGGTGATCACGGGCTTCCGCCACGGCGTCGGCGGCGCCCAGGCTCGATACGGGGTGACGCCGGACCTCACGACGATGGGCAAGGCGCTGGGCAACGGCTTCCCGATCTCCGTCCTCGCCGGCCGGGCGGAGGTGATGGACCACCTCAGCCCGAAGGGTGACGTGCTCTTCGCCGGCACGTTCGCCGGCCAGACACTCAACTGCGCCGTCGCGCTCGAAGTCACCCGCATCGTGCTCGAAGGATCGATCCACGACCACCTGCGCCGGCTTGGCGATCGCCTCACCTCGGGCATCCAGGTGGCCATCGATGAGACCGGCGCCCGGGCGCAAGTCCGCGAGATCGCGGGTGTCTGGACGATTTATTTCACGGACCAGCCGATCCTCCGCTTCCGGGATTTCGCCCGCTTCGCGATGGACAAGGACCATCCGGTCCAGCGTGGCTATCGCAACTGGCTGCTGCAGCGGGGGATCTACATCCACCCGCACTACATGATCCGGGGTTTCCTCACGGGCGCCCACACCGAAGAGGACGTGGACCGCGTGGTCGAGGCCACGGCGTCGTATCTCCGGGAGTATCGCGACCTGCTGTCACAGCCCCCTGCCAGCCGCTGA